In Natronococcus occultus SP4, the following proteins share a genomic window:
- the hemB gene encoding porphobilinogen synthase, which translates to MDLTHRPRRLRQDRVRGLVSETSLEPADFIAPVFVDATTDERRPIETMPGHERVPIDEAVARVEDVLETGVEAVMLFGIPESKDPEGTRAWAEDGVVQEATRRITSETDAYVITDVCLCEYTDHGHCGPLEEELRAEDGVAEGSPACEPTLTVDNDATLEALDRIAVSHAEAGADMIAPSGMMDGMVAAIREGLDREGFEHVPIMSYAAKYESAFYGPFRDAADGAPAFGNRRHYQMDPANAREAMREVRLDVEQGADVLMVKPALPYLDIVSGLRREFDHPIAAYNVSGEYAMLHAASEKGWLDLEDVARESLLSIKRAGADLILTYFAEDVARQLPDRN; encoded by the coding sequence ATGGATCTCACACACCGTCCGCGACGACTCCGCCAGGACCGGGTCCGCGGGCTCGTCAGTGAAACGAGCCTCGAGCCCGCCGACTTCATCGCCCCGGTGTTCGTCGACGCGACGACCGACGAGCGACGACCGATCGAGACGATGCCCGGCCACGAGCGGGTTCCGATCGACGAGGCCGTCGCCCGCGTCGAGGACGTCCTCGAGACCGGCGTCGAGGCCGTCATGCTCTTCGGGATCCCCGAGTCGAAGGATCCGGAGGGGACTCGCGCCTGGGCCGAGGACGGCGTCGTCCAGGAGGCGACCCGGCGAATCACGAGCGAGACCGACGCCTACGTCATCACTGACGTCTGTCTCTGCGAGTACACCGACCACGGCCACTGCGGGCCCCTTGAGGAGGAGCTGCGGGCCGAGGACGGCGTCGCGGAGGGTAGCCCGGCCTGCGAGCCGACGCTGACGGTCGACAACGACGCGACCCTGGAGGCGCTGGATCGGATCGCCGTCTCCCACGCCGAGGCCGGTGCGGACATGATCGCCCCCAGCGGGATGATGGACGGGATGGTCGCAGCGATCCGCGAGGGGCTGGATCGCGAGGGGTTCGAGCACGTTCCGATCATGAGCTACGCGGCGAAGTACGAGAGCGCCTTCTACGGGCCGTTCCGGGACGCGGCCGACGGCGCCCCCGCCTTCGGCAACCGGCGACACTACCAGATGGACCCCGCCAACGCTCGCGAGGCGATGCGGGAGGTCCGGCTAGACGTCGAGCAGGGTGCGGACGTTCTGATGGTCAAACCTGCCCTGCCGTACCTCGACATCGTCAGCGGGCTCCGGCGGGAGTTCGATCACCCGATCGCGGCCTACAACGTCTCCGGGGAGTACGCGATGTTACACGCCGCGAGCGAGAAGGGGTGGCTCGACCTCGAGGACGTCGCCCGGGAGTCGCTGCTCTCGATCAAGCGTGCGGGTGCGGACCTGATCCTCACGTACTTCGCCGAGGACGTCGCGAGGCAGCTCCCCGATCGAAACTGA
- a CDS encoding ammonium transporter — protein MIEPIALEVSTGDIEQLATGMNLMWALTVTFLIFFMHAGFAMLEAGQVRSKNVANQLTKNMLTWAVGIFVFFVIGMGISNNVGAALGGGDAGPLTMFGEGSFDWAMWLFSAVFAMTAATIVSGAVAGRAKLRAYVTYTFLLAAVIYPVVAAMVWYAPGGEPILASFGFSDFAGGMVVHGVGGVAGLTAAWILGARMDKYNEDGSVNIIPGHSMTFAVLGTLILCFGWFGFNVGTAATVVDVDAGAAAGEVVGLADFEYVGSVAMVTALGMGLGAIGASSVSLAINGKVDTLYVANGMLAGLVGVTGPTDLITPMGAIAIGFLAGAQLPIVFKLVDERLNIDDVCAVFPVHGSAGMLGLIVYPLWSIEGTAIGGGVVAGGILSIEASAFAPQIVGVAVITVWTVVATAAVWGAFKAIGQARVTPEHERDGLDVAEHGVDTYPEFGKPDIAADGGHALDDGVRTDGGEPTDARRSSSELCSDGGRPNDGEIKMVTAIVRPDRLGAVKQSLAEAGAPSLTVTNVSGRGSQPAKKGQWRGEEYTVDLHQKVKIECVVADIPAEAVVDAICEGANTGEPGDGKVFVTPVERAVQIRTGKTGTDAV, from the coding sequence GTGATCGAGCCGATCGCGCTCGAGGTCTCGACGGGGGACATCGAACAGCTTGCGACGGGAATGAACCTGATGTGGGCGCTGACGGTCACCTTCCTGATCTTCTTCATGCACGCCGGCTTCGCGATGCTCGAGGCGGGGCAGGTCCGCTCGAAGAACGTCGCGAACCAGCTGACGAAGAACATGCTGACCTGGGCAGTCGGCATCTTCGTCTTCTTCGTTATCGGAATGGGGATCTCGAACAACGTCGGCGCGGCCCTTGGTGGCGGCGACGCCGGCCCGCTGACGATGTTCGGCGAAGGATCGTTCGACTGGGCGATGTGGCTGTTCAGCGCGGTGTTCGCGATGACCGCGGCCACGATCGTCTCCGGGGCCGTCGCCGGCCGCGCGAAGCTCCGGGCGTACGTCACGTACACGTTCCTGCTCGCGGCGGTCATCTACCCGGTGGTCGCGGCGATGGTCTGGTACGCACCGGGCGGAGAGCCGATCCTCGCGAGCTTCGGCTTCTCCGACTTCGCTGGCGGGATGGTCGTCCACGGCGTCGGCGGCGTCGCCGGGCTCACCGCCGCCTGGATCCTCGGCGCCCGGATGGACAAGTACAACGAGGACGGGAGCGTCAACATCATCCCAGGTCACTCGATGACCTTCGCGGTACTGGGAACCCTGATCCTCTGTTTCGGCTGGTTCGGCTTCAACGTCGGGACGGCCGCGACGGTCGTCGACGTCGACGCCGGCGCTGCGGCCGGCGAGGTCGTCGGACTGGCCGACTTCGAGTACGTCGGGAGCGTCGCGATGGTCACCGCGCTCGGGATGGGTCTGGGCGCGATCGGCGCGTCGTCGGTCTCGCTGGCGATAAACGGTAAGGTCGACACGCTGTACGTCGCCAACGGGATGCTCGCCGGACTCGTCGGCGTCACTGGACCGACGGACCTCATCACACCGATGGGCGCGATCGCGATCGGCTTCCTCGCCGGCGCGCAGCTCCCGATCGTCTTCAAACTCGTCGACGAGCGGCTCAATATCGACGACGTCTGTGCGGTGTTCCCGGTCCACGGGTCGGCGGGAATGCTCGGACTGATCGTCTACCCGCTGTGGTCGATCGAGGGAACCGCGATCGGCGGCGGCGTCGTCGCCGGCGGGATTCTGTCGATCGAGGCGAGCGCGTTCGCTCCCCAGATCGTCGGCGTCGCCGTGATCACGGTCTGGACGGTCGTCGCGACCGCCGCGGTCTGGGGCGCGTTCAAGGCGATCGGACAGGCCCGCGTAACCCCCGAGCACGAGCGCGACGGGCTCGACGTTGCCGAACACGGCGTCGACACCTACCCCGAGTTCGGCAAACCCGACATCGCCGCCGACGGCGGACACGCCCTTGACGACGGCGTTCGCACCGACGGCGGTGAGCCGACCGATGCGAGGCGATCCTCGTCCGAGCTGTGCTCCGACGGCGGACGCCCCAACGACGGCGAGATCAAGATGGTCACCGCCATCGTTCGTCCCGACCGCCTCGGCGCAGTCAAGCAGTCACTGGCGGAAGCCGGTGCGCCGTCGCTGACGGTCACGAACGTCTCCGGCCGGGGGTCCCAGCCCGCCAAGAAGGGCCAGTGGCGCGGCGAGGAGTACACCGTCGACCTCCACCAGAAGGTCAAGATCGAGTGCGTCGTCGCCGACATTCCGGCCGAGGCCGTCGTCGACGCGATCTGCGAGGGCGCAAACACCGGCGAACCAGGTGACGGGAAGGTCTTCGTCACCCCCGTCGAGCGCGCCGTCCAGATCCGGACCGGCAAGACCGGCACCGACGCGGTCTGA
- the hemL gene encoding glutamate-1-semialdehyde 2,1-aminomutase, giving the protein MNDDHSRELYDRALSVLPGGVNSAVRAAIEPYPFFVRKGDGGHIIDADGNRYVDWVMGLGPLLLGHDLPESVRAGIQQKASEGPMYGAPAEVEVDLAEFVVRHVPSVEKIRFVNSGTEATTSAVRLARGYTGRNKIVVMQGGYHGAQESTLVEGDHENPKPSSAGIPSSFAEHTLPVPFNDEDAVREVFEEHGDDIAAVLTEPILGNHGIVHPEDGYHEFLREITDDHGALLIFDEVITGFRVGGLGCAQSEFGITPDLTTFGKIVGGGFPVGAIGGRAEIVEQFAPSGPVFQAGTFSGHPVTMAAGLETLQFAAENDVYDHVNELGDRLRSGLEDVVADQAPSYTVAGTDSMFKVIFTREGTGVPANAADVKNAETDRWRRIFWGQMRDRDVFLSQNQFECQFVSYAHTDEDVEATLEAYKEAL; this is encoded by the coding sequence ATGAACGACGACCACTCTCGTGAGCTGTACGATCGGGCGCTGTCGGTACTGCCTGGCGGTGTCAACTCGGCGGTTCGAGCCGCGATCGAGCCATATCCGTTCTTCGTCCGGAAGGGTGACGGCGGCCACATCATCGACGCCGACGGCAACCGCTACGTCGACTGGGTGATGGGGCTCGGCCCCTTGCTGCTGGGCCACGACCTGCCCGAGTCCGTCCGGGCCGGCATCCAGCAGAAGGCCAGCGAGGGACCGATGTACGGCGCCCCGGCCGAGGTCGAGGTCGACCTCGCGGAGTTCGTCGTCCGCCATGTTCCAAGCGTCGAGAAGATCCGCTTTGTCAACTCCGGGACGGAGGCGACGACCTCCGCCGTGCGACTGGCCCGGGGGTACACCGGGCGAAACAAGATCGTTGTCATGCAGGGTGGCTACCACGGTGCCCAGGAGTCGACGCTGGTCGAGGGCGACCACGAGAACCCGAAACCGTCCTCGGCGGGGATCCCCAGCTCGTTCGCCGAGCACACCCTCCCGGTGCCGTTCAACGACGAGGACGCCGTCCGCGAGGTCTTCGAGGAACACGGCGACGATATCGCGGCCGTTCTCACCGAGCCGATCCTGGGCAACCACGGGATCGTCCACCCCGAGGACGGCTACCACGAGTTCCTCCGGGAGATCACCGACGACCACGGCGCCCTGTTGATCTTCGACGAGGTGATCACCGGGTTCCGAGTGGGTGGTCTGGGCTGTGCCCAGAGCGAGTTCGGGATCACGCCGGATCTGACGACGTTCGGCAAGATCGTCGGCGGCGGCTTTCCCGTCGGCGCGATCGGCGGCCGCGCGGAGATCGTCGAGCAGTTCGCGCCCTCGGGGCCGGTGTTCCAGGCCGGCACGTTCTCGGGCCACCCAGTCACAATGGCGGCCGGCCTCGAGACCCTGCAGTTCGCCGCCGAGAACGACGTCTACGACCACGTCAACGAACTCGGTGATCGGCTCCGGAGCGGTCTCGAGGACGTCGTCGCCGACCAGGCGCCGAGCTACACCGTCGCCGGGACCGACAGCATGTTCAAGGTCATCTTCACCCGAGAGGGAACGGGGGTACCGGCGAACGCCGCCGACGTGAAAAACGCCGAAACCGACCGCTGGCGGCGAATCTTCTGGGGCCAGATGCGGGATCGGGACGTGTTCCTCTCGCAGAACCAGTTCGAGTGCCAGTTCGTCAGCTACGCCCACACCGACGAGGACGTCGAGGCGACCCTCGAAGCGTACAAGGAGGCACTGTAG
- a CDS encoding group I truncated hemoglobin, whose translation MTDTLYDRLGGRDAIGAVVDEFYDRVVADERVAYYFEDVDMQKQRAHQTQFISSVAGGPVEYTGEEMEAAHEGMGITPTEFDAIATHLDDALAEFDVDEADRRAVLEAVDSYRPAIVTASD comes from the coding sequence ATGACAGACACGCTGTACGATCGACTCGGCGGCCGGGACGCGATCGGTGCCGTCGTCGACGAGTTCTACGACCGCGTTGTGGCCGACGAACGGGTCGCCTACTACTTCGAGGACGTCGACATGCAGAAACAGCGGGCCCACCAGACCCAGTTCATCAGCTCCGTAGCAGGGGGGCCGGTCGAGTACACGGGCGAGGAGATGGAGGCGGCCCACGAGGGGATGGGGATCACGCCGACGGAGTTCGACGCCATCGCGACCCACCTCGACGACGCGCTGGCCGAGTTCGACGTCGACGAGGCGGACCGGCGGGCCGTCCTCGAGGCGGTCGACAGCTACCGTCCGGCGATCGTCACCGCGTCGGACTGA
- the hemC gene encoding hydroxymethylbilane synthase translates to MRTRGTLRLATRGSDLARRQATLVKEALEDRRYEVELVTVETKGDQIRDELIHRLGKTGAFVRELDERVLEGDLDGAIHSMKDMPTDQPDELVTAAVPERGRPGDVLVTPDGATLGELPDGATVGTSSLRRRAQLLSERPDLEVEPLRGNVDTRLEKLLAPGLQEEHQKRSEADKERKGNADDEEFEPEYDRTVDEWFDDLSELEKQALGREVETEYDAIVLAEAGLERSGLAHYVDYRELSPTTFVPAPGQGALAITAVDGETAREIQSLIDHPRSRVETTVERTVLAELGGGCIAPIGVYAVLQGEYVHASVTVFDRDGEESVTASRDLPVDRHAEAAREFAADLADRGAAELIEAARKDENEPAPEEQPEGK, encoded by the coding sequence ATGAGAACGCGCGGGACGCTGCGACTGGCGACGCGGGGTTCGGACCTGGCCCGACGACAGGCCACCCTCGTGAAGGAGGCCCTCGAGGACCGACGGTACGAGGTCGAGCTGGTTACCGTCGAAACGAAAGGCGACCAGATCCGGGACGAACTGATCCACCGGCTGGGGAAGACGGGAGCGTTCGTCCGCGAACTCGACGAGCGCGTCCTCGAGGGAGACCTCGACGGGGCGATCCACTCGATGAAAGACATGCCGACCGACCAGCCCGACGAGCTGGTGACCGCGGCAGTTCCCGAACGAGGACGCCCGGGGGACGTCCTCGTCACGCCCGACGGGGCGACGCTGGGGGAGCTACCGGACGGGGCAACCGTCGGCACCTCGAGCCTGCGCCGGCGCGCGCAGCTGCTGTCGGAACGCCCCGATCTCGAGGTCGAGCCGCTGCGGGGGAACGTCGACACGCGCCTCGAAAAGCTGCTCGCGCCCGGGCTCCAGGAGGAACACCAGAAGCGCAGCGAGGCAGACAAGGAGCGCAAGGGGAACGCGGACGACGAGGAGTTCGAGCCCGAGTACGACCGCACGGTCGACGAGTGGTTTGACGACCTCTCGGAGCTCGAGAAACAGGCACTGGGCCGGGAGGTCGAGACCGAGTACGACGCGATCGTGCTCGCCGAGGCCGGTCTCGAGCGCAGCGGGCTCGCCCACTACGTCGACTACCGGGAGCTCTCGCCGACGACGTTCGTTCCCGCACCCGGACAGGGAGCGCTGGCGATCACCGCGGTCGACGGCGAGACCGCCCGCGAGATCCAGTCGCTGATCGATCACCCACGGAGCCGCGTCGAAACGACCGTCGAGCGCACCGTCCTCGCCGAGCTTGGCGGGGGCTGTATCGCCCCGATCGGCGTCTACGCCGTCCTCCAGGGCGAGTACGTCCATGCGTCGGTCACCGTCTTCGACCGCGACGGCGAGGAGTCGGTAACCGCGAGCCGGGACCTCCCGGTCGATCGCCACGCCGAGGCCGCCCGCGAGTTCGCCGCCGACCTCGCCGACCGGGGCGCCGCGGAACTGATCGAGGCCGCCCGCAAGGACGAGAACGAACCCGCGCCGGAGGAGCAACCGGAGGGAAAGTAG
- the cobA gene encoding uroporphyrinogen-III C-methyltransferase, whose amino-acid sequence MTDPEPGTVYLVGSGPGDPELLTVKARRLLDGADVVLHDRLPGPEILEQLPTDRSEDVGKRAGGERTPQSEINERLVELAREGNSIVRLKGGDSFVFGRGGEEAEYLAAHDVPFEVVPGVTSATAAPAVAGIPVTHRDHASSVSLVTGHEDPMKEESAVDWEGLAAVGGTIVVLMGVSRLPEYTAALIEAGMAAETPVALVERATWPDQQVATGTLETIVEARDEVGIEPPAVTVIGEVAATRSQVLDFLANEPDYNSVETDEGV is encoded by the coding sequence ATGACCGATCCCGAACCGGGAACCGTCTACCTCGTCGGTAGCGGCCCCGGTGATCCCGAACTGTTGACCGTGAAGGCGAGACGACTGCTCGATGGGGCCGACGTGGTGCTCCACGACAGGCTTCCGGGTCCCGAGATCCTCGAGCAGCTGCCGACCGACCGCAGCGAGGACGTCGGCAAGCGGGCCGGGGGCGAGCGCACGCCCCAGTCGGAGATCAACGAGCGACTCGTCGAACTCGCCCGCGAGGGGAACTCGATCGTTCGGCTGAAAGGCGGCGACTCGTTCGTCTTCGGTCGCGGCGGCGAGGAAGCCGAGTACCTCGCGGCCCACGACGTCCCGTTCGAGGTCGTCCCCGGGGTCACGTCAGCGACCGCCGCGCCCGCCGTCGCCGGCATCCCGGTCACTCACCGTGACCACGCGTCCTCGGTCTCGCTGGTCACGGGCCACGAGGACCCGATGAAAGAGGAGTCAGCCGTCGACTGGGAGGGGCTGGCCGCCGTCGGCGGGACGATCGTCGTCCTGATGGGCGTCAGTCGGCTGCCCGAGTACACTGCGGCGCTGATCGAGGCCGGCATGGCCGCCGAGACTCCGGTCGCGCTCGTCGAGCGTGCCACCTGGCCGGACCAGCAGGTCGCGACGGGCACCCTCGAGACGATCGTCGAGGCCCGCGACGAGGTCGGTATCGAGCCGCCCGCAGTGACCGTCATCGGCGAGGTCGCCGCGACCAGATCGCAGGTTCTTGACTTTCTGGCGAACGAACCCGACTACAACTCCGTCGAGACCGACGAGGGGGTGTAA
- a CDS encoding uroporphyrinogen-III synthase: MRDLSVAVFRPDDERLADAVELLDSLGATPVPDPMLSVEATGATPREDADYAVLTSKTGAELVAGSGWEPGSATVCAIGPKTADAVRRVGYDVDVVPEEYTSSGLVETLADELDGARVEVARSDHGSPVLLSGFEDAGAYVHETILYRLVRPAGSGESAERAAAGELDAACFTSSLTVEHFLEAAADRGLREEAIAGLEAATVGVIGEPTRETAAELGLDVDLVASEATFDALACETVEAAAPTYHD, encoded by the coding sequence ATGCGAGACCTTTCCGTCGCCGTGTTTCGGCCCGACGACGAACGGCTCGCCGACGCCGTCGAACTGCTCGACTCGCTGGGTGCAACCCCGGTACCGGATCCGATGCTGTCGGTCGAAGCGACGGGTGCAACGCCCCGCGAGGACGCCGACTACGCCGTCCTGACGAGCAAGACGGGCGCTGAGCTGGTCGCCGGCTCCGGCTGGGAGCCCGGTTCGGCGACCGTCTGTGCGATCGGCCCGAAGACCGCCGACGCCGTTCGACGGGTCGGCTACGACGTCGACGTCGTCCCCGAGGAGTACACCTCGAGCGGACTGGTCGAGACCCTCGCCGACGAGCTCGACGGGGCACGCGTCGAGGTCGCCCGCAGCGACCACGGCAGCCCCGTTTTGCTTTCGGGGTTCGAGGACGCCGGGGCGTACGTCCACGAGACGATCCTCTACCGGCTCGTCCGCCCCGCGGGGAGCGGCGAGTCGGCCGAGCGGGCCGCCGCCGGCGAGCTCGACGCGGCTTGCTTTACGTCCTCGTTGACCGTCGAGCACTTCCTCGAGGCGGCCGCCGACCGCGGCCTGCGCGAGGAGGCGATCGCAGGACTGGAAGCGGCAACCGTCGGCGTCATCGGTGAGCCGACCCGCGAAACCGCCGCTGAGCTGGGGCTCGACGTCGATCTGGTCGCGAGCGAGGCGACCTTCGACGCGCTGGCCTGCGAGACCGTCGAGGCGGCCGCCCCGACCTACCACGACTGA
- a CDS encoding DHHA1 domain-containing protein, giving the protein MTGPVPELAERATACAEFLRDCDRVLLASHIDADGLTSAAIAATALERAGIPFEVVFENQLDEDAIAEIAATDYDTVLFTDFGSGQLDIIGDHEDAGAFTPVIADHHQPADRDTQYHLNPLLFGIDGAAELSGAGASYVLARALAEAADHDVAADGGQTATTARADNRDLAGLAVVGAVGDMQASGGELHGANEGIVAEGVEADVLETGTDLALYGKQTRPLPKLLEYATDVRIPGISGDQSGALRFLDGLDLDLKADGEWRRWAELTPAEKQTVASALVKRAVSRGVPASKIDRLVGTSYVLSEEPVGTELRDASEFSTLLNATARYERADVGLGVCLGDRDEALERARTLLRNHRRNLSEGIELVTEEGVTHEDHLQWFHAGDRIRETIVGIVAGMAMGNAGVSRSKPIVAFAEKTADEGDDADADAVKVSARGTHSLVREGLDLSVVVGEAARDVGGDGGGHDVAAGATVPAGREAEFVDRADEIVGEQLG; this is encoded by the coding sequence ATGACCGGGCCGGTTCCCGAACTCGCCGAGCGAGCGACCGCCTGTGCGGAGTTCCTCCGCGACTGCGATCGCGTTCTGCTCGCCTCCCACATCGACGCCGACGGACTGACCAGCGCCGCGATCGCCGCGACCGCCCTCGAGCGCGCGGGGATTCCCTTCGAGGTCGTCTTCGAGAACCAACTCGACGAGGACGCGATCGCCGAGATCGCCGCGACCGACTACGACACCGTCCTCTTTACCGACTTCGGGAGCGGCCAGCTCGATATCATCGGCGACCACGAGGACGCGGGCGCGTTCACACCAGTCATCGCCGACCACCACCAGCCCGCCGACCGTGACACCCAGTACCACCTCAACCCGCTTTTGTTCGGGATCGACGGCGCCGCCGAACTGTCGGGCGCGGGGGCGAGCTACGTCCTCGCGCGAGCGCTGGCCGAGGCTGCCGACCACGACGTCGCGGCCGACGGCGGACAGACGGCCACGACCGCCCGCGCCGACAACCGCGACCTCGCCGGGCTGGCGGTCGTCGGTGCGGTCGGCGACATGCAGGCCTCCGGCGGCGAGCTCCACGGCGCCAACGAGGGGATCGTCGCCGAGGGCGTCGAGGCCGACGTCCTCGAGACCGGAACCGACCTCGCGCTCTATGGCAAACAGACTCGGCCGTTGCCGAAGCTCCTCGAGTACGCGACCGACGTCCGAATTCCGGGAATCTCGGGCGATCAGAGCGGTGCGTTACGGTTCCTCGACGGACTGGATCTCGATCTGAAGGCCGACGGCGAGTGGCGTCGCTGGGCGGAGCTCACCCCCGCGGAGAAACAGACCGTCGCGAGCGCACTCGTCAAGCGGGCCGTCTCACGAGGCGTCCCCGCCAGCAAGATCGATCGGCTCGTCGGTACCAGCTACGTCCTCAGCGAGGAACCAGTCGGAACCGAGCTCCGGGACGCCAGCGAGTTCTCGACACTGCTGAACGCGACCGCCCGGTACGAGCGGGCCGACGTCGGGCTGGGCGTCTGTCTGGGCGACCGTGACGAGGCTCTCGAGCGCGCCCGAACCCTGTTGCGGAACCACCGTCGGAACCTCTCGGAGGGGATCGAACTCGTCACCGAGGAGGGGGTTACCCACGAGGACCACCTCCAGTGGTTCCACGCCGGCGACCGGATTCGCGAGACGATCGTCGGGATCGTCGCGGGGATGGCGATGGGCAACGCGGGCGTCAGTCGATCGAAGCCGATCGTCGCCTTCGCCGAAAAGACGGCGGACGAGGGTGACGACGCCGACGCCGATGCGGTCAAGGTCTCGGCCCGCGGCACGCACAGTCTCGTTCGCGAGGGGCTCGACCTCTCGGTCGTGGTCGGCGAAGCCGCCCGCGACGTCGGCGGGGACGGGGGCGGACACGACGTCGCCGCCGGCGCGACGGTCCCCGCGGGTCGAGAAGCAGAGTTCGTGGACCGCGCCGACGAGATCGTCGGCGAGCAGCTCGGGTAG
- a CDS encoding DUF5783 family protein, with amino-acid sequence MAEFDPEKFEDKYANYFPELQQAYKNAFNRMNDRYDSELVHAIDQQVLNESEPFYEGDGEFRVELPDNPYERVSGVLVEEERFEDVLEIHVEEIETELERVFEFD; translated from the coding sequence ATGGCAGAGTTCGACCCCGAGAAGTTCGAGGACAAGTACGCCAACTACTTCCCTGAACTCCAGCAGGCATACAAGAACGCGTTCAACCGAATGAACGACCGCTACGACTCCGAGCTCGTTCACGCGATCGACCAGCAGGTCCTCAACGAAAGCGAACCCTTCTACGAGGGCGACGGCGAGTTTCGCGTCGAGCTTCCCGACAACCCCTACGAGCGGGTATCGGGGGTGCTCGTCGAGGAGGAGCGTTTCGAGGACGTCCTCGAGATCCACGTCGAGGAGATCGAGACCGAACTCGAGCGGGTCTTCGAGTTCGACTGA
- a CDS encoding NifU family protein: MSTETQGGDDLEDRVSNFLRRNFPQIQMHGGSAAIQDLDRESGEVTIALGGACSGCGISPMTIQAIKSRMVKEIPEIEKVNAHTGMDGGDDMGGGMEPSFPGETVDDGEADEGPEAPF; the protein is encoded by the coding sequence ATGAGCACCGAAACTCAGGGTGGAGACGATCTCGAGGACCGCGTCTCGAACTTCCTGCGACGGAACTTCCCGCAGATCCAGATGCACGGCGGCTCGGCGGCGATTCAGGATCTCGACCGCGAGAGCGGCGAGGTCACCATCGCGCTCGGTGGCGCCTGCAGTGGCTGTGGCATCTCGCCGATGACGATCCAGGCGATCAAGAGCCGGATGGTCAAGGAGATCCCCGAGATCGAGAAGGTCAACGCCCACACCGGAATGGACGGTGGCGACGACATGGGCGGCGGCATGGAGCCGTCGTTCCCCGGCGAAACCGTCGACGACGGGGAAGCCGACGAAGGTCCCGAAGCGCCGTTCTAA
- a CDS encoding ketopantoate reductase family protein, giving the protein MEIVIFGAGSLGSLVGAVLARDHGVTLVGREDHVEAVREHGLVLEGELEAAVAPRATTDGTELVADLAVVTVKSADTPRAADVLATGAFEAVLSLQNGMGNEETLADTLACPVLAGTASYGAVLREPGVVECTGVGEIVLGDRRGTASAIADRVGAAFRASGLETTATDEMDRQLWEKLAVNAGINAVTALTATENGAVLEAPAEDVARDATRETACVARAEGVALSDHEALTALETVATETAANTSSMRQDVRAERRTEIDAINGYVLECGATHGIEVPSNRVLAALVRAWERGHDLR; this is encoded by the coding sequence ATGGAGATCGTCATCTTCGGCGCCGGCAGCCTCGGGAGCCTCGTCGGCGCCGTCCTCGCGCGCGACCACGGGGTAACGCTCGTCGGCCGCGAGGACCACGTCGAGGCCGTCCGAGAGCACGGGCTCGTCCTCGAGGGCGAGCTCGAGGCCGCGGTCGCGCCGCGGGCGACGACCGACGGAACGGAGCTGGTGGCCGATCTCGCGGTCGTGACGGTAAAATCCGCCGACACGCCGCGGGCCGCCGACGTCCTCGCGACGGGCGCGTTTGAGGCCGTTCTCTCCCTGCAAAACGGGATGGGCAACGAGGAGACGCTCGCCGACACGCTCGCCTGTCCCGTGCTCGCGGGAACGGCCTCCTACGGCGCCGTTTTACGGGAGCCGGGCGTCGTCGAGTGTACCGGCGTCGGCGAGATCGTCCTCGGCGACCGCCGCGGCACCGCCTCTGCGATCGCCGACCGCGTCGGCGCGGCGTTCCGTGCGTCGGGTCTCGAAACGACCGCCACCGACGAGATGGATCGCCAACTGTGGGAGAAGCTCGCGGTCAACGCCGGGATCAACGCCGTGACCGCGCTTACCGCGACCGAGAACGGCGCGGTTCTCGAGGCGCCGGCCGAGGACGTCGCCCGGGACGCGACCCGCGAGACAGCCTGCGTCGCCCGCGCGGAGGGTGTCGCCCTCTCGGACCATGAGGCGCTTACCGCCCTCGAGACGGTCGCGACTGAGACGGCCGCCAACACCTCCTCGATGCGCCAGGACGTCCGGGCCGAACGGCGGACCGAGATCGACGCGATCAACGGCTACGTTCTGGAGTGTGGGGCCACACACGGGATCGAGGTCCCGTCGAACCGCGTCCTCGCGGCGCTCGTCCGGGCCTGGGAGCGCGGCCACGACCTCCGGTAG
- a CDS encoding DUF7130 family rubredoxin-like protein, which yields MAEERDTTRLGFGTRIYTEDGTQVGRIRGFDEDGFYVTVREGLEGMSVEHVRSGKNFGEAHLMWRCWECGEMGRLDSELPENCPSCGAEREELYYWTED from the coding sequence ATGGCCGAAGAAAGAGACACCACCCGTCTCGGGTTCGGAACGCGAATCTACACCGAGGACGGAACCCAGGTCGGACGTATCCGCGGGTTCGACGAGGACGGGTTCTACGTCACGGTGCGCGAGGGACTCGAGGGGATGAGCGTCGAGCACGTCCGCTCGGGGAAGAACTTCGGCGAGGCCCACCTCATGTGGCGCTGCTGGGAGTGTGGTGAGATGGGTCGGCTCGACTCGGAGCTACCCGAGAACTGTCCCTCCTGTGGCGCCGAGCGCGAGGAGCTGTACTACTGGACCGAGGACTAA